TGCTTCGCCGTGAGCCTTCTTTTGGGTTGTTACAAAAGTAGAATAAACAAAAAAAACAGCAAAATAGACTTGGAATTTATCACAGAACCTCTGTGTCTCCGTGTCTCTGTGTTTAATTTGTATTTTTCGTGATACTAAAAATAGAACCATGCATCTAACCATCATAGGAATATCAGACGAGAGTACGCCCATTTTTAGCAGCGAGGTAAAGGAGCGGCTAGTGGGCGATGGCGTACGCTTTGCCGGAGGCGAGCGGCACCGCGAGCTGGTTGAGGCGCAGCTTCCAGCCAACGCCTCTTGGACAAACATAACCGTTCCGCTGGCTCCATTCCTTCAGGAGATGAGGGAGTATGATGGCGCATGGGGGGTGTTTGCCTCTGGCGATCCTCTTTTCTTTGGCATCGGAAATACGCTGCGTAGGGAGTTTCCTGATGCAACCGTAGAGGTATTTCCAACCTTTAACTCGCTGCAGCTGCTGGCGCATAAGCTGCTGCTACCCTACGGTACAGCCTCGGTGGTAACGCTTACAGGTAGGCCGTGGCAGGCGTTGGATAAGGCTTTAGTAGATAATCAAAAGCTGATTGCCGTGCTTACCGATAAGGTAAAAACGCCTAGTACCATCGCCCAGCGGATGCTTACTTTTGGGTACGCCAACTACACAATGTATTTGGGCGAAAGGCTTGGTGGTAGCGAAGAACGGGTTAGAGAGCTATCGTTGGAGGAGGCTTTAACGGCTGATTTTATCCACCCCAACTGCTTGTACCTGCAGCAGAATGTCACACGCCCTATTCGTCAGGGTATTCCCGATGGCGAGTTCCAAACGCTCGAAGGTCGGCCAAAGATGATGACCAAGATGGCCGTTAGGCTGGCATCGCTGGCGGCAATGGATATCCGTAACCGTAGCGTGCTTTGGGACGTTGGTGCCTGTACGGGCAGCATCTCCATCGAGGCTAAGCTGATGAACCCGCTGCTTGATGTTCATGCCTTTGAGGTGCGTGAGGAGAGCGCAGCCATTGTTGCGGCCAATGCCCGTAGGTTTGGAGCGCCGCTTACCTACCATGGCGGCGATTTTGGAGGTGCAGATATCAGCGCAATTCCAAAACCCGATGCGGTGTTCCTAGGCGGCTATGGCGGGAAGATGGAGCAGCTACTCGACAGGGTTAACACCGTACTTGCGGATGGAGGCATTATAGGCTTTAATGCCGTAAGCGATACCAGCCTTGGGCAGTTTGCCGCTTGGGCTGCGTCGAATGGCTACCAGCAGCAACCCTCATCAACCATAAAGGTAGACGAGCACAATGCTATAAACGTGGTGGTGGTTTCTAAGAAGTTAAACGGAAGTTATACGGAGGTAGACGGAAGTTAAACGGAGATGGACAGAATATAGAGAACTTAGAGAAGTCAGAGAAGTTAAAAGAATGGCTATCGCATATCTCACATCTAAAATCTAAATTTCTGTGTACTCTGTGTCTCTGTGTTGAAACCAGAAGTTATACGGAGGTAGACGGAAGTTAAACGGAAGTTAAACGGAAGTTACAAGAAGGCAGAGAAGTAAAAGAAGGCAGAGAAGTAAAAGAAGTTAGAGAAGGCAGAGAATGATGGCTATCTCACATCTCATATCTCATATCGCAATACTAATAAAAAAGATAAAATGAACGCAATAGTAACCTATTCGGAGGCAGGAGCCGCACTAGCACAGCAGCTGGTGGAGCAGGGCTTTGCTGCCGATTTATATACCCCTAGTACCGTAGAGGTGCATGGTGCTGCCGCATTGGCCGAGCAGCTGTTTGCCAAGTATAGCGCCATTGTCTACATCGGCTCGTTGGGGATATGCGTAAGGGCGATTGCCCCCTCGATTCGGAGTAAGAAGAGCGATCCTGCAATAGTCAACATCGACGTAAATGGGCGCTACGTGCAGCCTGTTATTTCGGGACATGTGGGTGGTGCCAACGACTTGGCGCAAGAGCTGGCCAGACTGCTAGGTGCAACGCCAATTCTCACTACTGTGAGCGACACTACCGAGCGTTGGTCGCTCGATATGTTCCCCAAGCAGTTTGGCTGGATGTTGGAGCCTACGCGAAATCTCACGCACCTAATGGCAGCCTTCGTAAATGGTAAGCCAACCGCGCTGCTGCTCGAGGTTCGCGACGAGGGTACGCTGACGCTGGAGAATAGCCTGCCTAACAATGTCACCGTTTTTTATAATCATAGCGAAATCGAAATTGCGAAGTACGAGGTGGTGATTGCCGTTACCCCTTTCGTAAGAGATTTGGGCGAGCGGGTGCTCTGCTTTCGTCCAAAGGTTTTGCATCTGGGAACGGGCAGCCAAAAGGGTATTTCGTCGGCTCCTTACGCTCAGCAGGTGGAGCAGCTGCTGTTGGAGAATGGTCTATCGCCGCTCTCTATAGCCTCCATTGGCTCGGTGGATATCAAAAAGGAGGAGCAGGCGTTTATCGATTTTGCTGATAGCCGCCATGTTCCTTTTGCTACCTTCACGAAGGAGGTGCTAAGCGCCTACGACGTTCCCAATCCATCGGAGCGTGTGGAGAGCGAGGTGGGTTGCAGCAGCGTTTCGGAGGCGGTTGCCATGCATCTATCTAAAAACAGCCTGCTTTTTGGTAAGGTTAAGGCCGAGGTCGACGGCAAGCACTTTACGCATTCGGTAGCCATCGATAGGAGGTTTGAACGTAAGGGCTTTGTGGAGATTGTGGGGGCTGGTCCGGGCGACCCGAACCTGGTTACCGTTAGGGGAAAGGAACTGCTTCAGGTGGCCGACCTTATTCTGTATGCCGGAAGCTTGGTGCCTAAGGAGCTAACCTACTACGCTAAAAAAGGCTGCTTGGTACGCAGCTCGGCCGATATGGACCTTCAGCAGCAGGTCGATTTAATGGAGGAGTACTACCGTAAAGGGCTGCTTATTGTCCGCCTTCATACGGGCGACCCCTGCATCTATGGTGCCATACAGGAGCAGATGAGCCTGATGGACCAACGGGGTATGAGCTACCGTATAACGCCTGGGGTGTCCTCGTTTCAGGCGGCAGCGGCTGCACTACAATCGCAGTTTACCATACCAGAGGAGGTGCAAACCATCATCCTTACCCGTGGCGAAGGGCGTACGCCTGTACCCGAGCGCGAGCAGCTGCGTAACCTCGCCCGTTCGCAGAGTACCATGTGCATCTACCTAAGCGCCTCTTTGGCGGGTAAAATAGAGCAGGAGCTGCTGGAGCATTATCCACCCGAAACACCCGTAGCCGTATGCTATAAGCTAACATGGAAGGAAGAAAAGATATACCGATGTACGCTCTCTACGCTGGAGCAAACGGTGAAGGAGAATAATCTGAGTATGACTACCCTCATTGTTGTTGGTAAGGCTATAGACAACCGTCAGGGCGAGTCGAAGCTATACGATAGAAACTTTTCTCACGCCTTTAGAAAATGATACTAGTCTTTGGAGGAACGACCGAAGGGAGGATGGTTGCCCAGCTTCTCGACATTCAGCAGATGGAGTTTTACTACTCCACCAAGCTGGGTTCGCAGCAGGATGTGCCCGGAAGGCATACTGCTGGAGCAATGAATGCCCAGCAGATTGTTGAGTTTTGTACAGCGAATGGTATCCGTCTGCTGGTTGATGCTGCGCATCCCTTTGCGGTGCAGCTGCACGAGAATATTAGCCAAGCGGCAGCTTTGCTAGGCCTCAAGGTGGTTCGTGTAGAGCGTAGGTCGCCGGAGTACACTCTAGTCAATGTACGCTTTTTCGATTCGTGGCAAGGTATGGCAGAGACTGCATTGGAGGCTGGTGTAGAACCAATCCTTGCCCTAACTGGCGTGCAGACTATCGTTCCTTTAAAAGATTTATGGAGTAGCCGCAGGTGCTACTTTCGCATTCTCAATACCGTTCAGTCGGAACAGCTGGCTCGTGCTTCGGGTATTGCCAAGAGTTGGATAATTCAGGACTCCAATCCTGAGTCGGAGGAGGCGCTGATCGAGCTGGTGCGGAAAACAGATGCGCAGGTTATCCTTACAAAGGATAGCGGCTATAGCGGCGGTCTAGAGGCTAAAATTGCCGTATCTCAGCAGCTAGAAGTGCCGTTATGGGTATTGAAACGTCCATCATTACCAGCGTTCGACTATGTGGTGTACGAGCGTAAGGAGCTGCTGATGCTGCTGCTAAGGCTGAAGAAAGAGCTACTGGTTACCGAAGAGCTAAGGGCCGGCTTTACAACTGGCACATGTGTTTGTGCTGCCGTTAAGGCCTGCATTATTGCATTGGAAGATGGCTCATTTCCAAACGATGTTACTGTTTATTTGGCTGATGGTACACCTGCTAGGTTCGCTATTTTTCCAAATAAATTGGATGATGATGTCGCTTCTTGCTCTGTAATCAAAGATGCAGGCGACGACCCTGATGTAACTCACGCCAAAGAGGTGGGGTGTACCATTTACCGAAGGGAGGACGTAGGTGTTGAATTTAAACGTGGTGTGGGAATCGGTTTGGTAACGCTGCCCGGATTGCAGGTTGCCGTTGGCGAACCGGCCATAAACCCAGTACCACGAACGATGATTGCACAGGTGGTGGAGGAGATGGCGCAGCACTACTCCATTGTAGGGGGATTTATGGTAGAGCCATTTGTTCCCGAAGGCGAGGAGCTAGCAATGCGGACCTTTAATGGACGGGTGGGAGTTGAAGGAGGCATTTCGATACTTGGTACTACGGGACGTGTTTTCCCCTATTCGGCTGAGGCCTTTATGGGTGCTATCCACCAGCAGGTAAGAGTGGCTCGGTCGTTGCGCTGCAACGAGCTGGTGGCTACATCCGGAAAACGTAGCGAGTCCACGTTAAAGCCGTTTTGCGAAGGTATTCCTGCCAATGCCTACATCCATTTTGGAAATTTTGTTGGAGAAACTATTAAGATTGCCGACGAAGAGGGTTTTGATCGGATAACCATTGGGATAATGCTAGGGAAAGCTGTTAAGCTGGCCGAAGGACATCTCGATACGCATAGCCGTGAGGTGCTGCTCAATACCAATTTTTTAGTCGATATTGCCAAGAATTTGGGCTACAACAACCAAACCTTGGATAAGATAGAAGAACTAAAATTGGCAAATGCCATTACAGATATCATCCCATTTAACATCAACGAGCCCTTTTACCTCAGAATAACACAACTGTGCCATGGGGTATGCCAAAATACGACTAAAAAGGGGCTTCAAATACGATTAGCGCTTATTATGGACGAGAAGCGGATAATTCTGATGGAATAATAACACATTTGCTTCTGCTCGTTATTGTCTTTATAATTAGTAGGGTATATAGAGCTATCCCCACCATCTCCCTAAATTTCTTAGGAATGTTGGATAAGCCATTGATTTTTTACATACATTTGTTTCGTATTTAGACGAAATGGTAAATGCTATGCCAATAAAAGAGAAGTACTACACTGAGCAACAAGAAAAATTAGCAAGATACGGGAAAGCCCTATCGCACCCTGTACGCATTTTTGTACTAGACTATCTGGCAAACAACCTGCATAGGTGCTGCTACAGCGGCGATATGGCCGAGGAGCTGCCAATAGCCCGCTCGACGCTTTCGGAGCACCTAAAGGAGCTAAAAAATGCTGGGCTCATCCAAGGGGAGATCAATCCGCCCTACATAAAGTACTGCATCAATCGCGAGAGTTGGGAGGAGGCCAAGCAGCTGCTGGCCGAATTCTTTAAACGATAAAACGTAAACCAACAAGATCGGACTTTAACCGATTAAAAAAACAAGCGTATGGATATTAAGATTCTGGGCACCGGATGCCCTAAGTGCAAGACACTTGAAAAGATCGCCCGTGAGGTGGTAGAGGAAAACGGCTATGAAGCAACCGTTACCAAAGTTACCGACATCGTTGAGATTATGAAGTATGGGGTAATGACCACCCCAGCCCTTGTGGTAAACGAGAAGGTTGAAATTAAGGGGCGCATACCATCGCACGATGAGGTAAAGGAGGTTTTAAAAAAGTACTAAATCTAAAATAGACACGAAGATGAAGCAAATTTTACTGCTGAGCATTACCCTGATGTTCGCTTTTGGCGGAATTACCGCTGAGGCAAAGAATCCTAAAAAAGCAACCACACCAACCAAGGTTGTTGCTGCCGAAAAGAAGGTAGAGGTCTACTACTTCCACTTCACCCGTCGCTGCAAAACCTGTATGGCCGTGGAGGCTAATGCTCAAAAGGCTGTTGAAACGCTATACGCTGATAAGGTGAAGCGAGGACTCTACACCTTTAAGGGACTGAACCTAGATGATGCCAGCACCGATGCCATCGCCAAGAAGCTGGGCGTAGGCGGGCAAGCGCTGCTCGTTGTATCAGGAAAGAACAAGGTAGACATTACCAGCAAGGGCTTTATGAACGCCAACGACCTCGAAAAGATGAAGGAAGAGGTTAAGAAGGCGGTTGATAATGTAACAAAGGGCTAGCAAAGATGGAGTTTCTACAAGGCATACTCGATAGTACGCAGTACTCCTTTGTAACGGCATTGATACTAGGGCTGATGACCGCCATCAGCCCCTGCCCCTTGGCTACGAACATATCGGCCATAGGGTTCATCAGCCGCGATATCGAAGACCGTAAGCGCGTGTTCCTAAACGGCGTTGTATATACGCTGGGGCGAGCTTTAAGCTATACCGGATTGGCAGTGGTTCTTTACTTTGGTGCAAGCCAAATGAACGTTTCCATGATTTTCCAAGGCTGGGGCGAGAAGCTGCTTGGGCCAGTCCTGATCATCATAGGGCTGTTTATGCTCGATGTTATCAAGCTGAGGTTGCCCGGTTTCTCGAGCCTTACCGAGCGATTGGGAGAAAAGGGAAAAGGAAGCTACCTGGGAACCCTACTGCTGGGAATGGTGTTTGCCCTAGCATTTTGCCCATATAGCGGCGTGCTCTACTTTGCCATGCTGATACCGATGACGGTTTCGAGCGCAAGTGGGCTGTACCTGCCCGTCGTATTTGCCATCGCAACGGGGCTTCCGGTAATTGTTTTTGCCTGGTTGTTGGCGTTTGCTGTTGGAAACGTAGGGAGCCTGTACAACCACATTAAAACCTTCGAGATATGGTTTAGACGGGTAGTTTCGGTGCTGTTTATACTTGTTGGCATCTACTACATCGTTGAAGCGTTCGTTTCGTAAAAAAAATTTAGAAATGCATTTCGGGTTTGCTCGAAATACAAGGAGTGAATATTTATGAGCTGGAATAAAAAAATAGTTATCCCAGTGGCATTGCTGCCCGTATGGTACTTAGTTTACCATAACCTGCAGCGCATGGCCGACTGGGTTATTGACTCCCTGCTGGGAATGGAAAAGGGAGCACACCTGACCGAATCCCTGCGCTTTTTCATATTTGAGGTTCCCAAGGTGCTGATGCTGCTTACGCTGATCATCTTTTTTGTTGGGATAGTAAGAACCTACTTTTCGCCCGAGCGCACCCGTAAGATGCTGGAAGGCAAATCGACCTTTACAGGAAATGTAATGGCCTCCCTCCTCGGAATTGTAACCCCTTTCTGCTCCTGCTCGGCCATACCGCTGTTTTTGGGCTTTGTAGAGTCGGGCGTACCGCTTGGGGTAACCTTCTCGTTCCTGATTGCGGCTCCTATGATAAACGAGGTGGCCGTAGTGCTACTCTTTGGGATGTTTGGCTGGAAGGTGGCGCTAATCTACGTGCTGACGGGGCTAACCATAGCCATTACTGCCGGATGGATTATCGGGAAGCTGAAGCTGGAAGGCTGGGTTCAGGAGTGGGTGTACCAAACCAAGCTGGGCAATGGAGGCGAAGGCATCGAAAAGCACGGCCTATCGGAGCGCATCCGCTTTGGCTACGAGGCTGTTAAGGGAATTGTAGGTAAGGTTTGGATTTACGTTGTGCTGGGTATAGCGGTTGGCGCCGGAGCGCACGGGTATGTACCTGAGGATTTTATGGCCTCGTTGATGGGCAAATCGACCTGGTATAGCGTACCGCTATCCGTCCTTATCGGGGTCCCATTATACTCGAATGCGGCTGGGATTATCCCTATTGTATCGGTGCTTATAGAGAAGGGAGCCTCGTTGGGTACCGCGCTAGCGTTTATGATGGCGGTTATCGGGCTTTCGCTTCCCGAGGCCATCATCCTGAAAAAGGTGCTGAAGCTGCCGCTGATTCTGACCTTTATCGGTATAGTTGCCTTTGGTATTCTAATCGTTGGATACCTGTTTAACTTTATTTTTTAGATTCAGATGGAAGCAGATCAAATAAAAGGAGCATGCCTTTGCGGTATCGGCGAATACATCGTTATCACCTGTTCCGGGGCATGCGATTTGGGATTAATTGCCGATACGGTAGCCCGTAAGCTACGCGATAACAAGGTTCGCAAAATGAACTGTCTTGCAGCCGTAGGAGCCGATGTAAAGCCAACTATCGAAGCGTTTAAGGCAGCAAACCTGCTTCTGTTGGATGGATGTCCAGTTGACTGCGGCAAAAAGATATTGGAGAAAGCGGGTATCAGCAGCTTTAAGTACGTCCGCCTAACCGATTTAGGCTACGAAAAGGGTAAAACACCTGTAACCGAAGAGGTAATAAACGCCGTTTACGAGAAGGTAGAAACCATCTACTAGACTCATCAAGCCGTAAATGAAATCGATGCACCTAATTTGCTACCTGAAAGTTTGAAGCAACCGGGTTTTATTGAAATGGTCAAAAATACGCAGCAGACTTTGCCCCCCCATCGAAAAGCAAACCAACAGAACTATACACCAGCGCAGCCACCACCACGGCTGCGCTTTGTTTTTTTGCTACTTTGGGTTGCAGTTGGTTGGAGACGCTATATGGCAAAAGCCTTGCGCGTTTAGTAGATTACAGCGAGGAAAGAGCAACAGGGTACGTTCCAAAAAGCCTGTCATCCCGGGCGGTAGTTCCGGGATCTCCTGAGGAATAGAAGTAATACTATTCTTGAGCTGTTAAGTCAACTTTTTTGCCTGCGCCTAACGGATTCGGCCTTCCAAGTCAACTTTTTTGTGCAGCGCTGAACGGATTAAAGTCGTCAAGTCGACTTTTTCGGTGCAAAACATTTTTTTCAGACCTCCAACTCAACTTATTTGCCACAAAATTTTTTTTTCAGCCTTCCAAGTTGACTTTTTTGGTCCAAAAATTATTTTTCGAGTCCCCAAGTCGACTTTTTTTGCTCAAAATATTTTTTTCAGGCTTCCAACTCGACTTTTTGGGCGTAAAATAAATTTTTCAGGCTACCAAGTCGACTTTTTGGGCGTAAAATAAATTTTTCAGGCTACCAAGTCGACTTTTTTGTGCTTTACAAAGTTGCACGGAGTTTCCAAGTCAACATTTTTTGTCTTCGCAGAACGGATTCATATCGTCAAGTCGACTTTTTTCGGCAATCGCCAAGCCAATCATAGCGGGAACGATGCTCTTAGCGTAGAAGTCATGTATCGAAGGGTTAGGTTACCGCAAAATTGCGTGGAGGTAATACGTATCAGGCGCCATGCTAATGTATCTCTCCTACTCCATCAACCAAACTTGGTGCTACTTATCGCAGACGCAATTCAATTTAATACGCAAATCCGCTTTCTTTAAAGGTAAAGGAGTTGGCTAAAAGAAAGTCGCCGAAGTGGCTGGTTTCGATTTTTGGAGTTAATCCAAATCAACAAGTCAGCTGTTTAATATCAAATCGCACGCTGGTTACTATCTACCTAAAACGCTTCATTAAGACGCTTATAAGGAATAGTTTTGTGATGTGATTTTTTGTAGGCTAACGAACAAAATTTCTGGTGTATGGTGCTAGTAAATATCGGCCATATATCCTATTAAAATTAGGATTTAGGCTAACCATATTGTTAGAATGGTAACGAACGATTCTAACAATCGAAATAGATTAAGCCCATAGCCACTTTAAAGCAGAAAATAAGAACATCAATATGAAAGAGGAAAAAGTAGTGATTATTGGAGGAGTTGCTTCGGGAGCTACAGCAGCAGCAAAGGTGCGCCGTATTTCGCCAAATGCTAAAATTGTAATGCTGGAGGCAGGACCTGATATCTCGTTTGCCAATTGCGGATTGCCCTACTACATCAGCGGAGACATCAAAAGCCGTTCGAAGCTAATTCTCCAAAGCCCTGAG
This sequence is a window from Acetobacteroides hydrogenigenes. Protein-coding genes within it:
- a CDS encoding permease — its product is MSWNKKIVIPVALLPVWYLVYHNLQRMADWVIDSLLGMEKGAHLTESLRFFIFEVPKVLMLLTLIIFFVGIVRTYFSPERTRKMLEGKSTFTGNVMASLLGIVTPFCSCSAIPLFLGFVESGVPLGVTFSFLIAAPMINEVAVVLLFGMFGWKVALIYVLTGLTIAITAGWIIGKLKLEGWVQEWVYQTKLGNGGEGIEKHGLSERIRFGYEAVKGIVGKVWIYVVLGIAVGAGAHGYVPEDFMASLMGKSTWYSVPLSVLIGVPLYSNAAGIIPIVSVLIEKGASLGTALAFMMAVIGLSLPEAIILKKVLKLPLILTFIGIVAFGILIVGYLFNFIF
- the cbiD gene encoding cobalt-precorrin-5B (C(1))-methyltransferase CbiD; this translates as MILVFGGTTEGRMVAQLLDIQQMEFYYSTKLGSQQDVPGRHTAGAMNAQQIVEFCTANGIRLLVDAAHPFAVQLHENISQAAALLGLKVVRVERRSPEYTLVNVRFFDSWQGMAETALEAGVEPILALTGVQTIVPLKDLWSSRRCYFRILNTVQSEQLARASGIAKSWIIQDSNPESEEALIELVRKTDAQVILTKDSGYSGGLEAKIAVSQQLEVPLWVLKRPSLPAFDYVVYERKELLMLLLRLKKELLVTEELRAGFTTGTCVCAAVKACIIALEDGSFPNDVTVYLADGTPARFAIFPNKLDDDVASCSVIKDAGDDPDVTHAKEVGCTIYRREDVGVEFKRGVGIGLVTLPGLQVAVGEPAINPVPRTMIAQVVEEMAQHYSIVGGFMVEPFVPEGEELAMRTFNGRVGVEGGISILGTTGRVFPYSAEAFMGAIHQQVRVARSLRCNELVATSGKRSESTLKPFCEGIPANAYIHFGNFVGETIKIADEEGFDRITIGIMLGKAVKLAEGHLDTHSREVLLNTNFLVDIAKNLGYNNQTLDKIEELKLANAITDIIPFNINEPFYLRITQLCHGVCQNTTKKGLQIRLALIMDEKRIILME
- the cobM gene encoding precorrin-4 C(11)-methyltransferase — its product is MNAIVTYSEAGAALAQQLVEQGFAADLYTPSTVEVHGAAALAEQLFAKYSAIVYIGSLGICVRAIAPSIRSKKSDPAIVNIDVNGRYVQPVISGHVGGANDLAQELARLLGATPILTTVSDTTERWSLDMFPKQFGWMLEPTRNLTHLMAAFVNGKPTALLLEVRDEGTLTLENSLPNNVTVFYNHSEIEIAKYEVVIAVTPFVRDLGERVLCFRPKVLHLGTGSQKGISSAPYAQQVEQLLLENGLSPLSIASIGSVDIKKEEQAFIDFADSRHVPFATFTKEVLSAYDVPNPSERVESEVGCSSVSEAVAMHLSKNSLLFGKVKAEVDGKHFTHSVAIDRRFERKGFVEIVGAGPGDPNLVTVRGKELLQVADLILYAGSLVPKELTYYAKKGCLVRSSADMDLQQQVDLMEEYYRKGLLIVRLHTGDPCIYGAIQEQMSLMDQRGMSYRITPGVSSFQAAAAALQSQFTIPEEVQTIILTRGEGRTPVPEREQLRNLARSQSTMCIYLSASLAGKIEQELLEHYPPETPVAVCYKLTWKEEKIYRCTLSTLEQTVKENNLSMTTLIVVGKAIDNRQGESKLYDRNFSHAFRK
- a CDS encoding aromatic aminobenezylarsenical efflux permease ArsG family transporter, whose product is MEFLQGILDSTQYSFVTALILGLMTAISPCPLATNISAIGFISRDIEDRKRVFLNGVVYTLGRALSYTGLAVVLYFGASQMNVSMIFQGWGEKLLGPVLIIIGLFMLDVIKLRLPGFSSLTERLGEKGKGSYLGTLLLGMVFALAFCPYSGVLYFAMLIPMTVSSASGLYLPVVFAIATGLPVIVFAWLLAFAVGNVGSLYNHIKTFEIWFRRVVSVLFILVGIYYIVEAFVS
- a CDS encoding putative zinc-binding protein → MEADQIKGACLCGIGEYIVITCSGACDLGLIADTVARKLRDNKVRKMNCLAAVGADVKPTIEAFKAANLLLLDGCPVDCGKKILEKAGISSFKYVRLTDLGYEKGKTPVTEEVINAVYEKVETIY
- a CDS encoding ArsR/SmtB family transcription factor, whose translation is MKEKYYTEQQEKLARYGKALSHPVRIFVLDYLANNLHRCCYSGDMAEELPIARSTLSEHLKELKNAGLIQGEINPPYIKYCINRESWEEAKQLLAEFFKR
- a CDS encoding thioredoxin family protein: MDIKILGTGCPKCKTLEKIAREVVEENGYEATVTKVTDIVEIMKYGVMTTPALVVNEKVEIKGRIPSHDEVKEVLKKY
- a CDS encoding nitrophenyl compound nitroreductase subunit ArsF family protein, with translation MKQILLLSITLMFAFGGITAEAKNPKKATTPTKVVAAEKKVEVYYFHFTRRCKTCMAVEANAQKAVETLYADKVKRGLYTFKGLNLDDASTDAIAKKLGVGGQALLVVSGKNKVDITSKGFMNANDLEKMKEEVKKAVDNVTKG
- the cbiE gene encoding precorrin-6y C5,15-methyltransferase (decarboxylating) subunit CbiE → MHLTIIGISDESTPIFSSEVKERLVGDGVRFAGGERHRELVEAQLPANASWTNITVPLAPFLQEMREYDGAWGVFASGDPLFFGIGNTLRREFPDATVEVFPTFNSLQLLAHKLLLPYGTASVVTLTGRPWQALDKALVDNQKLIAVLTDKVKTPSTIAQRMLTFGYANYTMYLGERLGGSEERVRELSLEEALTADFIHPNCLYLQQNVTRPIRQGIPDGEFQTLEGRPKMMTKMAVRLASLAAMDIRNRSVLWDVGACTGSISIEAKLMNPLLDVHAFEVREESAAIVAANARRFGAPLTYHGGDFGGADISAIPKPDAVFLGGYGGKMEQLLDRVNTVLADGGIIGFNAVSDTSLGQFAAWAASNGYQQQPSSTIKVDEHNAINVVVVSKKLNGSYTEVDGS